Proteins encoded in a region of the Zea mays cultivar B73 chromosome 4, Zm-B73-REFERENCE-NAM-5.0, whole genome shotgun sequence genome:
- the LOC103652712 gene encoding pentatricopeptide repeat-containing protein At1g09190, with the protein MPLAAGDPSPPPSTAHAITTPDGWHPRTAERHLLHLLHHCPLARGRPLELLAFAVRRALPYSPPSPHHHALAALLLLSSPPPPALPILRLLPPEPTPPLPLLNAAVKALSASSPPDDAFRLLSTLRQFHAPDRLTFLPLIGCASSLPLLYALHSLLLRLGFLSHHVISLALLKPYPLPQARVLFDDMPQKNKCTVAYNTLITACLRVRDIRAARHLFDEMQWHRRSRRSVVSWNLMIAGCARCGRDDMAVSCFERMIREGEVAPDDGTLVAVLPACGRTGNVRAGRWAHEYARKSGLLDGTVHVANALMDMYCKSGDVNSAREVFMTTRPRSVVSWNTLIAGFSLNGRGVEGIDLFQEMRRQGMEPNAVTFLAVLGCCAHAGAVDIGREIFRSMLSEHGTEAAIEHYGCMVDLFGRSGLLEEAHVLIQGMPMKPNAAIWGALLSACRAHAGLGLAEVALKELINLEPWNSGNYVLLANLYVETERWDEAGEVRRLMRRMSVNKAPGQSFMEEAEFS; encoded by the coding sequence ATGCCGCTCGCCGCTGGCGATCCGTCGCCTCCGCCGTCCACCGCCCACGCCATAACCACCCCAGACGGGTGGCACCCGCGCACGGCGGAGCGCCATCTGCTTCACCTCCTCCATCACTGTCCCCTAGCTCGCGGTCGCCCGCTCGAGCTCCTCGCGTTCGCCGTCCGCCGCGCGCTCCCCTACTCCCCGCCGTCACCGCACCACCACGCCCTCGCGGCGCTGCTGCTCCTGTCCTCCCCTCCGCCACCCGCTCTGCCAATCCTCCGCCTCCTCCCTCCCGAACCCACACCCCCTCTCCCGCTCCTCAACGCCGCCGTCAAGGCCCTCTCCGCCTCCTCCCCGCCGGACGATGCCTTCCGTCTCCTCTCCACCCTCCGCCAATTCCACGCGCCTGACCGCCTAACCTTCCTGCCCCTCATCGGCTGCGCCTCCTCCTTGCCGCTCCTCTACGCGCTGCACTCGCTCCTCCTCCGCCTCGGCTTCCTATCTCACCACGTCATCTCCCTCGCCCTACTCAAGCCCTACCCGCTGCCGCAGGCCCGGGTCTTGTTCGACGATATGCCCCAAAAGAACAAGTGCACCGTCGCCTACAACACCCTCATCACGGCGTGCCTCAGGGTCAGGGACATCCGTGCAGCGCGCCACCTGTTCGACGAAATGCAGTGGCACAGGCGGTCCAGGAGGAGCGTGGTTTCCTGGAACCTTATGATCGCCGGGTGTGCACGCTGCGGACGAGATGACATGGCGGTGTCCTGTTTCGAGAGGATGATCAGGGAAGGAGAGGTGGCGCCAGATGATGGCACCTTGGTGGCAGTGCTCCCTGCTTGTGGTAGGACAGGGAATGTTAGGGCTGGGAGGTGGGCACATGAGTATGCGAGGAAGAGTGGCTTGTTGGACGGTACAGTGCATGTTGCAAATGCACTGATGGATATGTATTGCAAGAGCGGTGATGTTAATAGTGCACGGGAGGTGTTTATGACGACGCGGCCGCGTAGTGTGGTGAGCTGGAACACCTTGATCGCTGGATTCTCATTGAATGGTCGCGGAGTTGAGGGGATTGATCTGTTCCAGGAGATGAGGAGGCAAGGGATGGAGCCTAATGCTGTGACGTTCTTGGCAGTGCTTGGATGCTGTGCGCATGCTGGGGCAGTGGATATTGGGCGGGAGATCTTCCGGAGCATGCTGTCGGAGCATGGGACTGAGGCAGCAATTGAGCACTACGGGTGTATGGTGGATTTATTTGGAAGATCTGGTCTCCTTGAAGAGGCACACGTATTGATTCAGGGGATGCCAATGAAGCCTAATGCTGCGATATGGGGAGCACTTTTAAGTGCGTGTCGGGCTCATGCTGGGCTTGGCCTTGCTGAGGTGGCTCTGAAAGAGCTTATCAATCTTGAACCATGGAACTCGGGGAACTATGTGCTGTTGGCCAATCTTTATGTGGAAACAGAGCGGTGGGATGAGGCAGGGGAAGTGAGGagattgatgaggaggatgagtgTGAATAAGGCTCCAGGGCAGAGCTTCATGGAAGAAGCTGAGTTTAGTTGA
- the LOC100279508 gene encoding Probable beta-D-xylosidase 2 precursor, which translates to MRSRPLLLLLLLVAATAAPTASPSSAFACAPGGPAASLPFCRQSLPLRARARDLVSRLTRAEKVRLLVNNAAGVPRLGVAGYEWWSEALHGVSDTGPGVRFGGAFPGATAFPQVIGTAASLNATLWELVGRAVSDEARAMYNGGRAGLTFWSPNVNIFRDPRWGRGQETPGEDPAVSARYAAAYVRGLQQPYAAPNGGHRNRLKLAACCKHFTAYDLDKWGGTDRFHFNAVVAAQDLEDTFNVPFRACVEDGRAASVMCSYNQVNGVPTCADAAFLRGTIRGRWGLDGYIVSDCDSVDVFFRDQHYTRTPEDAAAATLRAGLDLDCGPFLALYAGSAVAAGKVADADVDAALLNTVTVQMRLGMFDGDPAAGPFGRLGPADVCTREHQDLALDAARQGVVLLKNRRGARHNRDVLPLRPAAHRVVAVVGPHADATVAMIGNYAGKPCRYTTPLQGVAAYAARVAHQAGCTDVACRGNQPIAAAVEAARQADATVVVAGLDQRVEAEGLDRTTLLLPGRQAELISAVAKASKGPVILVLMSGGPIDIAFAQNDPRIDGILWVGYPGQAGGQAIADVIFGHHNPGAKLPVTWYHQDYLQKVPMTNMAMRANPARGYPGRTYRFYTGPTIYPFGHGLSYTQFTHTLAHAPTQLTVRLSGSGHSAASAASLLNATLARPVRAVRVAHARCEGLTVPVHVDVSNVGDRDGAHAVLVYHAAPSPSHAAPGADAPARQLVAFEKVHVPAGGVARVEMRIGVCDRLSVADRNGVRRVPVGEHRLMIGELTHSVSLGVEQLGV; encoded by the exons ATGCGAAGCCGccccctcctcctgctcctcctcctcgtcgCGGCGACGGCGGCGCCCACGGCGTCGCCGTCCTCGGCGTTCGCGTGCGCGCCGGGCGGCCCCGCGGCGTCGCTGCCGTTCTGCCGGCAGTCGCTGCCgctgcgggcgcgggcgcgggacctCGTGTCCAGGCTGACCCGCGCCGAGAAGGTGCGGCTGCTGGTGAACAACGCGGCCGGGGTGCCGCGGCTCGGGGTGGCCGGCTACGAGTGGTGGTCCGAGGCGCTGCACGGCGTGTCGGACACGGGGCCCGGGGTGCGGTTCGGCGGCGCCTTCCCGGGCGCCACCGCGTTCCCGCAGGTCATCGGCACCGCCGCGTCGCTCAACGCCACGCTCTGGGAGCTCGTCGGACGG GCGGTGTCCGACGAGGCGCGCGCCATGTACAACGGCGGGCGGGCGGGCCTCACCTTCTGGTCCCCGAACGTGAACATCTTCCGGGACCCGCGGTGGGGCCGCGGCCAGGAGACGCCCGGCGAGGACCCCGCCGTCTCGGCGCGCTACGCCGCCGCCTACGTGCGCGGCCTCCAGCAGCCCTACGCCGCCCCGAACGGCGGCCACCGCAACCGCCTCAAGCTCGCCGCCTGCTGCAAGCACTTCACGGCGTACGACCTGGACAAGTGGGGCGGCACGGACCGGTTCCACTTCAACGCCGTGGTGGCGGCGCAGGACCTGGAGGACACCTTCAACGTCCCCTTCCGCGCCTGCGTCGAGGACGGCCGCGCCGCCAGCGTCATGTGCTCCTACAACCAGGTCAACGGCGTGCCCACGTGCGCCGACGCGGCGTTCCTGCGCGGCACCATCCGcgggcgctggggcctggacggcTACATCGTCTCCGACTGCGACTCCGTCGACGTCTTCTTCCGCGACCAGCACTACACGCGCACCCCCGaggacgccgccgccgccacgctCCGCGCCGGCCTCGACCTCGACTGCGGGCCGTTCCTCGCGCTCTACGCCGGCTCCGCCGTCGCCGCGGGCAAGGTCGCCGACGCCGACGTCGACGCCGCGCTCCTCAACACCGTCACCGTGCAGATGCGGCTCGGCATGTTCGACGGGGACCCCGCGGCCGGGCCGTTCGGGCGCCTGGGCCCCGCGGACGTGTGCACCAGGGAGCACCAGGACCTGGCGCTCGACGCGGCGCGCCAGGGCGTCGTGCTCCTCAAGAACCGGCGCGGCGCCAGGCACAACAGGGACGTGCTCCCGCTCCGCCCCGCCGCGCAccgcgtcgtcgccgtcgtcggccCGCACGCCGACGCCACCGTCGCCATGATCGGGAACTACGCGGGCAAGCCCTGCCGCTACACCACGCCGCTGCAGGGCGTCGCCGCGTACGCCGCGCGGGTTGCGCACCAGGCCGGCTGCACCGACGTCGCGTGCCGCGGGAACCAGCCCATCGCCGCGGCCGTCGAGGCGGCGCGCCAAGCcgacgccaccgtcgtcgtcgcgggcctcgACCAGAGGGTGGAGGCCGAGGGCCTGGACCGGACCACCCTTCTCCTCCCTGGGCGACAGGCCGAGCTCATCTCCGCCGTGGCCAAGGCGTCCAAGGGGCCAGTCATCCTCGTGCTCATGTCTGGCGGTCCCATCGACATCGCGTTCGCGCAGAACGACCCCAGGATCGATGGGATCCTGTGGGTCGGCTACCCCGGCCAGGCCGGAGGACAGGCGATTGCCGACGTCATCTTCGGACACCATAATCCAGGTGCGAAGCTGCCGGTGACATGGTACCATCAAGACTACCTGCAGAAGGTGCCGATGACAAACATGGCGATGCGCGCGAACCCGGCGCGCGGGTACCCCGGCCGGACGTACCGGTTCTACACGGGCCCGACGATCTACCCGTTCGGGCACGGGCTCAGCTACACCCAGTTCACGCACACGCTCGCGCACGCGCCGACGCAGCTCACCGTGCGCCTCTCCGGCAGCGGCCACTCCGCCGCGTCCGCCGCCTCCCTCCTCAACGCGACGCTTGCGCGCCCCGTCCGCGCCGTGCGGGTGGCGCACGCGCGGTGCGAGGGCCTCACGGTCCCGGTGCACGTGGACGTGAGCAATGTCGGCGACCGCGACGGCGCGCACGCCGTGCTCGTGTACCACGCGGCGCCCTCGCCCTCGCACGCTGCCCCCGGCGCGGACGCGCCCGCGCGGCAGCTGGTGGCGTTCGAGAAGGTGCACGTGCCCGCGGGCGGCGTGGCGCGCGTGGAGATGCGCATCGGCGTGTGCGACCGGCTCAGCGTCGCGGACCGGAACGGCGTGCGGCGGGTCCCCGTCGGCGAGCACAGGCTGATGATCGGCGAGCTCACGCACTCGGTCTCGCTCGGCGTCGAGCAGCTCGGGGTATAA